In Aspergillus nidulans FGSC A4 chromosome II, a single window of DNA contains:
- the sit2 gene encoding putative siderochrome-iron transporter (transcript_id=CADANIAT00004958): protein MVILDKIVSRADRAPAESHPADPKGPQERVAPNSGSDSDPSDLDLFTRNEKEVEQNPDKVTQDAHLGVQKAEAAALVWSRPAVYATYAWIWVCFFLLALQSSVSSTVIYNAYANFSSAPQVATANILYSIIGGVLKLPIAKILNLWGRSEGFLIFLGVYAVGLIIVAACNGPDSYAAGYVLFWVGYNALFLIMDVFMADTSGMRNRAFTFAFSQTPFICTAFTGPLAGQSFLEVANWRWAHGAFVIINVVAFSPLAVVFKFYQKKAERMGLYQHEPSGRTTIQSIIHYIHEFDLIGAALLMAGWVLLLLPFSLTSAGRSQYQDATFIAMVVIGFCLLFVFAAWEKWCARVQFIRYELLKQRTVLGACCMAAISFFAFYCWDLYFYNFCIVVYNLSVSNAGYMLQIYNVGSCFQGVLFGIYIRQTKHFKYACLLFGLPLLILGAGLMIHFRGEDQGIGYIIMCQIFIAFGGGTLVIGQDMAVMASADREGVPMMLSLLGLFSSLGGAIGQAVGAAIYNNSFTGALRSRLPNDLKHMAEEINNGGYLAQMNYPVGGDIRNAINYAWGRSQMYGSIAATCLLALGIPAIAVWRNYNVNKKQNKGIII from the exons ATGGTCATCCTGGATAAAATCGTCTCCCGCGCCGACCGCGCCCCGGCGGAGTCGCACCCCGCAGACCCCAAGGGACCTCAAGAGCGCGTCGCTCCAAATTCAGGTTCGGATTCCGATCCCTCCGATCTGGATCTCTTCACTCGAAACGAGAAGGAAGTAGAGCAGAACCCGGACAAGGTCACTCAAGATGCCCATCTCGGTGTGCAGAAAGCTGAGGCAGCTGCCCTCGTCTGGAGCAGACCGGCCGTCTACGCGACCTACGCCTG GATCTGGGtgtgcttcttcttgctcgctCTTCAGTCTTCAGTTAGTTCTACCGTGATCTATAACGCGTAcgccaacttctccagcgctcCCCAAGTCGCAACCGCGAATATCCTCTAcagcatcatcggcggcgtGCTGAAACTGCCCATTGCGAAAATCCTCAACCTCTGGGGCCGTTCCGAAGGCTTCCTAATCTTCCTTGGAGTCTACGCCGTCGGGCTGATCATTGTCGCCGCTTGCAATGGACCTGATTCCTATGCGGCAGGTTACGTCCTTTTCTGGGTGGGCTACaatgccctcttcctcatcatgGACGTTTTCATGGCGGATACCTCTGGAATGCGCAACCGAGCGTTCACCTTTGCTTTCTCTCAGACTCCCTTTATCTGCACTGCCTTCACCGGTCCCCTGGCCGGTCAGTCGTTTCTTGAGGTAGCCAACTGGCGATGGGCCCATGGAGCCTTCGTCATTATCAACGTTGTCGCCTTCTCGCCGCTAGCCGTTGTGTTCAAGTTttaccagaagaaggccgagagGATGGGGCTGTATCAGCACGAGCCGAGTGGTCGTACCACAATACAGTCGATTATCCATTACATCCATGAGTTTGATT TGATTGGTGCTGCGCTGTTGATGGCTGGTTGGgttctcctgcttctccccTTCAGCTTGACGAGTGCTGGTCGGTCTCAGTACCAAGATGCTACATTTATCGCCATGGTGGTGATTGGCTTCTGTCTCCTCTTTGTTTTCGCCGCATGGGAGAAATGGTGTGCCCGTGTTCAATTCATCCGGTACGAGCTCTTGAAACAGCGCACTGTGCTGGGAGCTTGCTGCATGGCTGCGatttctttcttcgccttctaCTGTTGGGATCTCTACTTTTACAACTTTTGTATTGTTGTCTACAACCTCAGCGTGTCGAACGCAGGATACATGCTTCAGATCTACAACGTCGGCTCCTGCTTCCAGGGTGTGCTCTTTGGCATCTACATCCGTCAGACCAAGCACTTCAAGTACGCTTGTCTCCTGTTTGGCCTGcctctcctcattctcggcGCGGGCCTGATGATCCATTTCCGGGGCGAAGACCAGGGTATTGGCTACATCATCATGTGCCAGatcttcatcgccttcgGAGGTGGTACTCTGGTCATTGGTCAGGACATGGCTGTCATGGCCTCTGCCGACAGAGAAGGCGTGCCGATGATGCTTTCGCTCCTTGGACTCTTTTCCAGTCTCGGAGGCGCCATTGGTCAAGCCGTGGGGGCTGCGATCTACAACAACAGTTTCACCGGTGCCCTCCGGTCTCGGTTGCCCAATGATCTCAAGCACATGGCTGAAGAGATCAATAACGGCGGATACCTTGCGCAGATGAATTACCCTGTGGGCGGTGATATCCGCAATGCCATCAACTATGCCTGGGGCCGCAGCCAGATGTACGGATCCATCGCGGCCACTTGCCTTCTCGCCCTTGGCATCCCTGCTATTGCTGTGTGGCGGAACTACAATgtcaacaagaagcagaacaAGGGTATCATTATTTGA
- a CDS encoding GH92 family glycosyl hydrolase (transcript_id=CADANIAT00004957), which produces MLISPRRSLHVHLFPPLASHNIPGLLSQSAQCYPTMFITLLLFASTIAYALASTSTTHDPNTDPLAYVNPLIGSTNGGNVFSGASLPYSIAKAVADVDGQNTAGFASDNSRVTGFSALHDSGTGGNPSLGNFPLFPQVCADSDDVNSCRFGKSARATGYRNESVVARPGYFGLELESGIVADMTVAARAALFRFSFPSSTSTEDGGSPLILLDLTDLWDSRQNASISVIAEDARILANGTFLPSFGAGSYRAYTCVDFYGGLVRDSGIWVNDRAGTDVQRSGSATLSRRHYGHEPLTWNGSIWDSFRVQHPLLTIIDPETQSRMVRSLLDTYKHEGYLPDCRMSLCKGWTQGGSNADIVLADAYVKNLTGPIDWSLAYEAMVNDAEKEPLEWSYEGRGGLQSWKRLGYIPYLDFDYLGFGTNSRSISRTVEYAYNDFCVATVGRGLGKGQEYETYLARSGNWRNLYKKDQTSFVNGTDTGFVGFFQPRYLNGSWGYQDPIACSALSGSWCSLTSNPSETFESSVWEYQFYVPHAMSSLIHTLGGDSAFTSRLDYFHTSGLADIGNEPVFLTVYQYHYAGRPALSAKRVHSYIPSRFNASFSGLPGNDDSGAMGAFTAFAMMGLFPNPGQNVYLITPPFFEEISVENPVTSRTATVRIRNFDPRYSSIYIQKAWLNGEVYGKSWIGHEFFTEGGTLELVLGEEESEWGRASEDRPPSWEGEYNGGTAFGSF; this is translated from the exons ATGCTGATCTCGCCTCGACGATCCCTGCACGTGCATCTCTTCCCCCCTCTCGCGTCTCACAACATTCCAGGACTACTCTCCCAGTCCGCTCAATGTTATCC AACGATGTTTATCACACTGCTCCTCTTCGCATCCACCATAGCTTATGCTCTAGCAAGCACAAGCACAACACATGACCCCAACACTGACCCCCTCGCCTACGTGAATCCTCTCATCGGATCTACGAACGGCGGTAATGTCTTTTCTGGCGCCTCGCTTCCATATAGCATCGCAAAGGCCGTTGCTGACGTCGATGGCCAAAACACCGCCGGGTTTGCGTCAGACAACAGCCGGGTGACAGGCTTCTCGGCCCTTCATGACTCAGGCACAGGCGGAAATCCCTCGCTAGGCAACTTCCCACTGTTTCCACAAGTATGCGCAGACAGTGATGATGTCAACAGCTGTCGCTTTGGAAAGAGTGCTAGGGCAACCGGCTACCGTAATGAGTCGGTGGTTGCGAGACCAGGGTATTTtgggttggagttggagagtgGAATTGTGGCTGATATGACAGTGGCCGCAAGGGCGGCGTTGTTTCGGTTCTCTTTTCCATCTTCGACTTCTACTGAGGATGGAGGGAGTCCGCTCATCTTACTTGATCTGACAGACCTCTGGGATAGCCGGCAGAACGCCTCTATTTCTGTCATTGCTGAAGATGCAAGGATACTAGCCAACGGGACGTTCCTCCCGTCTTTCGGCGCTGGCTCGTACAGGGCTTACACCTGCGTGGATTTTTACGGGGGCTTGGTACGCGATAGTGGGATCTGGGTGAATGACCGTGCGGGCACGGACGTCCAAA GGTCGGGGTCAGCTAC GCTTTCTCGTCGTCATTATGGGCATGAGCCGCTGACATGGAACGGTAGTATATGGGACTCCTTCCGAGTCCAACACCCACTGCTAACTATTATCGACCCAGAAACCCAGTCACGCATGGTCCGAAGTCTCCTAGATACATACAAACATGAAGGCTACCTTCCAGATTGTCGTATGAGCCTCTGCAAGGGCTGGACACAGGGCGGATCCAATGCAGACATTGTCCTCGCGGACGCTTACGTCAAGAACCTTACCGGCCCAATAGATTGGTCGCTCGCATACGAGGCCATGGTCAACGACGCAGAAAAGGAGCCGTTGGAGTGGTCGTACGAGGGCCGTGGCGGGCTGCAGAGCTGGAAGCGTCTGGGGTACATTCCGTACCTGGACTTTGACTATCTGGGCTTTGGCACAAATTCGCGGAGCATTTCACGAACAGTCGAATACGCCTATAACGATTTCTGCGTAGCGACTGTGGGACGAGGTCTTGGGAAAGGACAGGAGTATGAAACGTACCTGGCTCGCTCTGGGAATTGGCGAAATCTGTACAAGAAAGACCAGACTTCGTTTGTTAACGGGACGGATACGGGGTTTGTCGGATTCTTCCAGCCAAGATACCTCAATGGGAGCTGGGGGTACCAGGATCCTATCGCCTGCAGTGCGCTTTCTGGCTCGTGGTGCTCGCTCACGAGTAACCCATCTGAGACGTTCGAGTCAAGTGTTTGGGAGTATCAATT CTACGTTCCCCACGCCATGTCGTCCCTGATCCACACCCTCGGCGGCGACTCTGCCTTCACATCCCGCCTCGACTACTTTCACACCTCGGGCCTAGCCGACATAGGCAATGAGCCAGTCTTCCTAACAGTCTACCAATACCACTACGCAGGACGCCCAGCTCTCTCCGCCAAACGCGTCCACAGCTACATTCCCAGCCGCTTCAATGCCTCATTCTCTGGGCTGCCAGGGAATGACGACTCCGGCGCGATGGGCGCATTCACGGCCTTTGCCATGATGGGCCTGTTTCCGAATCCCGGGCAGAATGTGTATCTCATCACTCCGCCGTTCTTTGAGGAGATTTCCGTAGAGAATCCGGTGACGAGTAGAACGGCGACAGTCAGGATCAGAAACTTCGATCCGCGGTAtagtagtatatatattcagAAGGCGTGGTTAAATGGAGAGGTCTATGGGAAGAGTTGGATCGGGCATGAGTTCTTTACGGAAGGAGGAACACTGGAATTGgttctgggagaagaagagagtgAATGGGGAAGAGCGAGTGAGGACCGGCCACCGAGTTGGGAGGGAGAGTATAACGGCGGCACTGCCTTTGGTTCATTCTAA
- the gprC gene encoding protein gprC (transcript_id=CADANIAT00004956), whose product MSLFKAFLSLTSSNDGSHPLFPRVAYVEGDNGSGLDIDPLPEEHRRGLVAVFVMAILSTVATFMLISFITYRLIFWRGSYQRYIGYNQYVVLIYNLVIADIQQSLAFLICAKWYADNKISANTAACFLQGFWLQVGDPASGIFVLAIAFHTFYLVALGKKLSYRVFVSIVVGLWVFVAILVIIPIAAHGRQVFTPSGAWCWIDESYEPIRLGTHYFWIFFAEFGTVSLYAILWFQLRRRIKQSAILGSSHIESLRRLRRVVGYMVIYPIAYIILSLPLAAGRMATARGDTPSVVYFCVSGALITSSGLVDVLLYTLTRKNLIIESEPSLDKSYQKFASGKNRLNTTTDLKNMRTDISALHTYKGNDEEEQTRDGSTDDIVKNTGGGVELAPIGKVYQHTTIEITSEPAYPSNGDASGRSSADSLQPTGKMSPTARRWGR is encoded by the exons CCTCTGCCGGAGGAGCATCGCAGGGGTCTGGTGGCTGTTTTCGTCATGGCCATTCTCTCTACAGTCGCTACTTTTATGTTGATTTCGTTCATTACTTACAGACTGATCTTCTGGCGCGGGAGCTACCAACGGTACATTGGTTACAATCAGTATGTCGTTCTCATTTACAACCTGGTCATCGCAGATATCCAGCAGTCACTCGCTTTCTTGATATGCGCCAAGTGGTATGCGGACAACAAAATCTCGGCAAATACGGCAGCCTGCTTTCTTCAGGGATTCTGGCTCCAAGTCGGAGATCCAGCAAGTGGAATTTTTGTGCTCGCTATCGCTTTCCATACCTTCTACCTAGTCGCCTTGGGCAAGAAGCTGAGCTACCGAGTCTTTGTTTCAATTGTGGTCGGCCTTTGGGTGTTCGTTGCAATCCTTGTCATAATCCCGATTGCGGCTCATGGGAGACAGGTGTTCACTCCCTCTGGTGCTTGG TGCTGGATTGACGAGAGCTACGAACCCATTCGACTTGGCACGCATTACTTTTGGATTTTCTTCGCAGAGTTTGGCACGGTTTCCCTATATGCTATTTTATGGTTTCAACTCCGTCGACGCATCAAGCAGTCCGCCATTTTGGGAAGCAGTCATATTGAGAGTCTAAGGCGTCTTCGTCGCGTGGTCGGATACATGGTTATATACCCAATCGCTTATATTATCCTGTCTCTTCCTCTAGCCGCAGGACGAATGGCAACCGCACGAGGAGACACTCCGAGCGTCGTCTACTTCTGCGTCTCTGGTGCGCTCATTACAAGCTCTGGACTAGTTGATGTCCTACTCTACACGCTCACCCGAAAGAATCTGATCATCGAATCCGAGCCCAGCTTGGACAAGAGCTATCAGAAGTTTGCCAGCGGCAAGAACCGACTCAACACCACTACAGACCTGAAGAACATGCGGACCGACATTAGCGCTCTACACACGTACAAGGGcaacgacgaagaagagcaaacCCGAGACGGCTCAACGGACGATATCGTGAAGAACACCGGCGGCGGTGTCGAGCTGGCTCCTATAGGAAAAGTGTATCAGCACACCACCATCGAGATCACGTCCGAACCTGCATATCCTTCGAATGGCGACGCCAGTGGCCGATCAAGTGCCGATTCTCTACAGCCAACAGGCAAAATGTCACCAACGgcaagaagatggggaagatAG
- a CDS encoding uncharacterized protein (transcript_id=CADANIAT00004959) — protein MSLEQRLARVISRGPPQTEQAPASARHDYVKAHDRTLDTWRIEEPRQTETTSSKIIRVVHTLLDGDQFGARVGLFQIIRTYPDLTRASRTWRSFHLVSGSIKYRDAGG, from the exons ATGAGTCTCGAACAGA GGTTGGCAAGAGTCATATCCCGAGGCCCGCCACAAACTGAGCAGGCCCCAGCATCGGCGCGCCATGACTACGTCAAAGCCCACGACCGCACGCTTGACACCTGGCGAATAGAGGAGCCCAGACAGACCGAGACAACGAGCAGTAAGATCATCAGGGTCGTCCATACTCTCCTGGATGGAGACCAGTTTGGGGCCCGCGTGGGTTTGTTCCAGATCATCAGAACCTATCCAGATCTCACAAG GGCCTCTCGCACCTGGCGATCCTTTCACCTCGTCTCTGGTTCCATCAAGTACAGAGATGCGGGCGGTTAG